The Pyrus communis chromosome 2, drPyrComm1.1, whole genome shotgun sequence genome includes a window with the following:
- the LOC137725278 gene encoding WD-40 repeat-containing protein MSI3-like, with the protein MAEDQDQDSAVLEEEYAVWKKNSPFLYDLIISHPLEWPSLTVHWAPSAPQPHTDPSLAVHKLVLGTHTSDDYPNFLMVADALVPTSQPNFGAISENDPVMPKVEITQKIRVFGEVNRARWMPQKPTIVGAKTSGADVYVFDCSKQEGKKHQEEACDPDLRLRGHDKEGYGLSWSSLKEGYLLSGSYDCKICLWDVSASAQEKVLDPIHVYERHESVVGDVSWHPKNENLFGSVGDDCQLMIWDLRTNQTQHCVKAHEKEVNYLSFNPYNEWILATASSDTTVGLFDMRKLTVPLHVLSTHGEEVFQVEWDPNHETVLASYADDRRLMVWDLNRIGDEQAEGDGDDGPPELLFVHGGHKAKISDFSWNKNEPWVISSVSEDNTLQVWQIADSIFGDDDDDVQAQPSCV; encoded by the exons ATGGCGGAAGACCAGGACCAAGATTCAGCTGTCTTAGAGGAAGAGTACGCCGTCTGGAAGAAGAACAGCCCTTTCCTCTACGACCTTATCATCTCTCACCCTCTCGAATGGCCGTCTCTCACCGTCCACTGGGCTCCCTCGGCGCCGCAGCCCCACACCGACCCTTCCCTCGCCGTCCACAAGCTCGTTCTTGGGACCCACACCTCCGATGACTACCCCAACTTTCTCATGGTCGCCGACGCCCTCGTCCCCACATCCCAGCCCAACTTTGGCGCCATTTCCGAAAATGACCCTGTGATGCCTAAG GTGGAAATAACGCAGAAGATTCGGGTGTTTGGGGAAGTGAATAGGGCACGATGGATGCCGCAGAAGCCGACTATTGTGGGTGCAAAGACCAGCGGTGCGGATGTATATGTGTTTGATTGTTCTaaacaagaaggaaagaagcATCAAGAGGAAGCCTGTGATCCTGATTTGAGGTTAAGGGGTCATGACAAAGAAGGGTATGGCCTGTCTTGGAGCTCTTTGAAGGAGGGTTACCTTTTGAGTGGTTCATATGATTGTAAAATTTGCTTGTGGGATGTTTCTGCTTCGGCTCAAGAGAAGGTGCTTGATCCAATCCACGTATATGAG CGTCATGAGAGTGTGGTTGGAGATGTATCGTGGCATCCGAAGAATGAGAATTTGTTTGGATCTGTTGGGGATGATTGTCAGTTGATGATATGGGACTTGCGCACAAACCAAACCCAGCATTGTGTCAAAGCTCATGAGAAAGAG GTAAATTATCTTTCTTTCAATCCGTATAATGAATGGATTTTGGCCACAGCATCTTCAGACACTACTGTTGGTCTGTTCGATATGAGAAAGCTGACAGTGCCATTGCATGTTCTGAGTACTCACGG GGAGGAAGTATTCCAGGTTGAATGGGATCCTAATCACGAAACTGTGTTGGCATCGTACGCTGACGACAGAAGGTTGATGGTTTGGGACCTCAACAG GATTGGGGATGAGCAGGCAGAGGGAGACGGCGATGACGGACCACCAGAACTTCTCTTTGTACATGGCGGTCACAAAGCAAAGATATCTGATTTCTCTTGGAACAAAAATGAGCCATGGGTCATTTCAAGCGTTTCTGAAGACAACACTCTTCAGGTTTGGCAGATTGCTGACAGCATATTTGGCGACGACGATGATGACGTGCAAGCCCAACCTTCCTGTGTGTAA
- the LOC137725712 gene encoding heavy metal-associated isoprenylated plant protein 26-like, which yields MGVLDHFSDLFDCSSGSSRLKKRKQFQTVEIKVKMDCEGCERKVKRSVEGMKGVTQVDVDRKAHKLTVVGYVDPGKVLARVAHRTGKKVEFWPYVPYDVVAHPYAAGVYDKKAPSGYVRNAQDPQMRNLARASSTEVRYTTAFSDENPDACVVM from the exons ATGGGTGTTTTGGATCATTTTTCTGATCTATTTGATTGCTCAAGTGGGAGTTCCAGGCTCAAGAAACGCAAACAATTCCAG ACGGTGGAGATCAAGGTGAAGATGGACTGCGAAGGATGCGAGCGGAAGGTGAAGAGATCGGTGGAAGGAATGAAGGGCGTAACGCAGGTGGACGTGGACCGCAAGGCCCACAAGCTGACGGTCGTCGGATACGTGGATCCCGGCAAGGTGCTGGCGCGCGTCGCGCATCGGACGGGGAAGAAGGTGGAGTTCTGGCCATACGTCCCCTACGACGTCGTGGCGCACCCTTACGCCGCTGGAGTGTACGACAAGAAGGCGCCGTCCGGGTACGTGCGGAACGCGCAGGACCCGCAGATGAGGAACCTCGCACGTGCGAGCTCCACGGAAGTGCGCTACACCACGGCATTCAGCGATGAAAATCCCGATGCGTGCGTTGTGATGTGA
- the LOC137726037 gene encoding beta-glucosidase 12-like, with protein MAKCTLLLGLLLVLGCALKSSGKSVKAKNIDESSASLNRSSFPKGFVFGTASSAYQYEGAANEGGRGPSIWDTYMHNHPERITDRSTGDVAVDEYHLYKEDVQIMKDIGLDAYRFSISWSRLLPDGKLSGGVNYEGIKYYKNLINELLANGLKPFVTIFHWDFPQGLEDDYGGFLSPKVVDDFQDYAELCFREFGDKVKHWITLNEPLSVSKNGYTTGKYAPGRCSDWLKLNCLGGDSGTEPYLVTHHQLLAHAAAVKLYREKYQKSQKGVIGITLNSDWYVPVTEERNDKDAAKRALDFSYGWFMDPLVKGHYPHSMQALVGNRLPKFTKEQSAMLKGSYDFIGLNYYSGTYAANVPHQNDAKPNYKTDALVNQSVEYNGVPIGPLGASDWLHVYPRGIRDLLVYTKRKYQNPLIYITENGYDDPNDPNIPIEESLADKKRINYLDRHIYYIHRAIEDGVNVMGYFIWSLFDNMEWNTGYTVRFGINYIDFKDGLKRHPKDSANWLKKFLKTENHEDL; from the exons ATGGCAAAATGCACCCTCCTTTTAGGCCTCTTACTTGTTCTTGGTTGTGCATTGAAAAGTAGTGGAAAATCCGTCAAGGCAAAGAACATTGATGAATCATCTGCCTCGCTCAACCGGAGCAGTTTTCCCAAGGGTTTCGTGTTCGGGACAGCTTCATCGGCTTACCAG TATGAAGGTGCTGCAAATGAAGGTGGTAGAGGACCAAGTATATGGGATACATACATGCACAATCATCCAG AACGGATAACTGACCGTAGCACTGGAGATGTGGCCGTTGATGAATATCATCTCTATAAG GAAGATGTTCAGATTATGAAAGACATTGGCCTTGATGCTTACAGATTCTCGATCTCATGGTCTAGACTGTTGCCAG ATGGAAAGCTAAGTGGGGGTGTGAACTACGAAGGAATCAAATATTACAAGAACCTTATCAACGAGCTTTTAGCCAATG GTCTAAAGCCCTTTGTCACAATCTTTCATTGGGATTTTCCTCAAGGTTTGGAGGATGACTACGGTGGTTTCTTAAGTCCTAAAGTTGT GGATGATTTTCAGGACTACGCTGAGCTTTGCTTCAGAGAATTTGGTGACAAAGTTAAGCATTGGATCACGTTGAACGAACCATTAAGCGTAAGCAAGAATGGTTATACAACCGGGAAGTATGCACCAGGCCGATGTTCTGACTGGTTAAAATTAAATTGCCTTGGTGGAGATTCCGGGACTGAGCCATATTTGGTGACACACCACCAACTTCTAGCTCATGCAGCAGCCGTAAAGTTATATAGAGAAAAATATCAG AAATCACAAAAGGGAGTGATAGGGATAACGTTGAACTCAGATTGGTATGTTCCAGTGACTGAAGAAAGGAACGACAAAGATGCAGCTAAAAGAGCTTTGGATTTTTCATATGGatg GTTTATGGATCCGTTGGTGAAGGGTCACTATCCACACAGCATGCAAGCTCTTGTTGGAAATCGATTGCCGAAGTTCACTAAAGAGCAATCCGCAATGCTAAAAGGTTCTTACGATTTTATTGGACTAAATTACTACTCAGGAACTTATGCAGCTAATGTTCCTCATCAAAATGATGCAAAACCAAACTACAAGACAGACGCTCTCGTTAATCAATCAG TCGAGTATAATGGCGTTCCTATCGGTCCACTG GGAGCTTCAGACTGGCTCCATGTTTACCCGAGAGGAATTCGAGATTTATTGGTTTACACAAAGCGAAAGTATCAGAATCCACTTATTTACATCACAGAAAATG GATATGACGACCCCAATGATCCGAACATACCTATTGAGGAATCCCTTGCTGATAAGAAAAGAATCAACTATCTCGATCGCCATATCTATTATATTCATAGAGCGATCGA GGATGGTGTTAACGTGATGGGATACTTCATATGGTCATTGTTTGACAACATGGAATGGAATACCGGATACACTGTTAGGTTTGGTATCAACTATATCGACTTTAAAGACGGATTGAAAAGACATCCTAAAGACTCAGCGAATTGGTTAAAGAAGTTTCTTAAAACAGAAAACCATGAGGATTTGTAA
- the LOC137726965 gene encoding probable BOI-related E3 ubiquitin-protein ligase 2 has product MAIEAQMYSKNLGFPLFGSQDWMVENCGGGIGGYSQFSFNVQQKHQLQQQFQQQQQQLQLQNQQQIMDQNLCFENSIPVPTLESNSSNIMASSFSQAFEAQAAEQRQEIDQYIRLQSERLRMMLREQRKQQLAMLLKKIDSKTQVLLKQKDEEITQANRRQMELEDFLRRLEAENQAWQRVAQENEAMVMTLNNTLEQYRERAMFCLVNGGEDAESCCDNYREEEGESDGGGGEKMKACRRCNSGSSCVLFLPCRHLCSCKDCEAVLDYCPVCRTPKKASIEALIF; this is encoded by the exons ATGGCCATTGAGGCTCAGATGTATTCGAAAAATCTTGGGTTTCCATTGTTTGGCTCACAGGATTGGATGGTGGAAAATTGTGGGGGTGGTATTGGTGGGTACAGTCAGTTTAGTTTCAATGTCCAACAGAAACACCAACTTCAACAACAATTTCAGCAGCAACAGCAACAACTACAACTACAAAACCAGCAGCAGATAATGGATCAAAATCTCTGCTTTGAAAACAGTATTCCTGTTCCCACTTTGGAAAGCAACAGCAGCAACATTATGGCCTCCTCCTTTTCTCAAGCATTTGAAGCTCAGGCGGCCGAGCAGAGGCAAGAGATTGATCAGTACATCAGATTACAG AGTGAGAGATTGAGAATGATGCTGCGAGAGCAGAGAAAGCAGCAACTCGCAATGCTGCTAAAGAAAATAGACTCCAAGACACAAGTACTTTTAAAGCAGAAAGACGAAGAAATCACACAAGCAAACAGAAGACAAATGGAGCTCGAAGATTTTCTCAGAAGATTGGAGGCAGAAAACCAGGCATGGCAAAGAGTGGCACAGGAAAACGAAGCCATGGTCATGACATTAAACAACACACTAGAACAGTACAGGGAGAGGGCCATGTTTTGCCTCGTGAATGGTGGAGAGGATGCAGAGTCCTGCTGTGACAAttacagagaagaagaaggagagagtgATGGAGGAGGAGGTGAAAAGATGAAGGCTTGCAGAAGATGTAATTCTGGGAGTTCGTGTGTGCTGTTTCTTCCCTGCAGGCACCTGTGTTCATGCAAAGATTGTGAGGCCGTTCTGGATTACTGCCCGGTTTGTAGAACGCCAAAGAAGGCcagcattgaggctttgatttTCTAG